One part of the Solanum dulcamara chromosome 3, daSolDulc1.2, whole genome shotgun sequence genome encodes these proteins:
- the LOC129882683 gene encoding transcription factor PIF1-like translates to MNHSVPDFDMDDDFSIPTSSGLTRTKKSAMAEEEIMELLWQNGQVVMQSQNQRSLKKSHIGNGSGGGGDAVIPSDQAAGREIRHVEEITPQHLFMQEDEMASWLHYPLDNPSFERDLYSDLLYPTPSSTVNTAALQRESRMSTLEIRPPPPQPSSAAPVATARRPPIPPPRRSVTDSSNRFQNFGHFSRLPRARLEPAPANLTKSLTDSTVVDSNETPIAGQESRVSHVADNVVPVPGGNVGCSTIKSTGTAITSTAIREPVTTCEISMTSSPGGSGDSVSASAEPSAPAPSHKASAAPTATEAAADDRKRKGRETDDEGQNEDAEFGSPDTKKQARGSTSTKRSRAAEVHNLSERRRRDRINEKMKALQELIPRCNKTDKASMLDEAIEYLKSLQLQVQMMSMGCGMVPMMYPGMQPYMPPMGMGMGVVMGMEIGMNRPMVPYPPLLPGAAMQNAAAAAQMGPRFPIPPFHLPPVPVPHPSRMQASGQPDPILNPLVAHNSNQPRLPNFNDPYQQIFGLQQAQVALPQNQPVEQPSNNKSGSSKEV, encoded by the exons ATGAATCATTCTGTTCCTGATTTTGATATGGATGATGACTTTTCTATTCCTACTTCTTCTGGTCTTACCAGAACTAAGAAATCCGCAAT GGCGGAAGAGGAAATCATGGAACTACTGTGGCAAAATGGTCAAGTGGTTATGCAGAGTCAAAATCAAAGATCTCTTAAGAAATCTCACATCGGCAACGGCAGTGGAGGCGGTGGTGATGCGGTTATTCCCTCCGACCAAGCTGCCGGTAGAGAGATCCGTCATGTAGAGGAAATTACTCCACAGCATCTGTTTATGCAGGAGGATGAGATGGCCTCATGGCTTCACTACCCACTCGATAACCCCTCCTTCGAACGTGATCTCTACTCCGATCTCTTATATCCCACGCCGAGTTCTACCGTAAACACCGCCGCGCTGCAGCGAGAAAGCCGTATGTCTACGTTGGAGATCCGTCCACCTCCGCCACAACCATCGTCGGCAGCGCCGGTCGCAACGGCTCGTCGGCCGCCTATACCTCCTCCTAGACGCTCCGTTACAGATAGTTCAAATCGGTTCCAGAACTTTGGACACTTCTCGCGATTGCCTAGAGCAAGGTTAGAACCTGCTCCGGCAAATTTGACCAAGTCACTGACAGATTCAACGGTGGTGGATTCAAATGAAACTCCAATTGCAGGACAGGAATCTAGAGTTTCACACGTAGCCGATAATGTAGTACCAGTTCCTGGCGGAAATGTAGGATGTAGTACTATAAAAAGCACCGGAACTGCGATTACGTCAACGGCAATTAGGGAACCGGTGACTACATGTGAGATTTCGATGACGTCATCTCCGGGTGGCTCAGGAGATAGTGTAAGCGCCAGTGCCGAACCATCAGCACCAGCACCGTCGCATAAGGCCTCGGCGGCACCAACGGCAACGGAAGCAGCAGCGGATGATCGGAAACGGAAAGGAAGAGAAACGGACGACGAAGGTCAGAATGAG GATGCTGAATTTGGGTCTCCTGATACAAAAAAGCAAGCACGCGGTTCAACATCTACAAAGCGATCTCGTGCTGCGGAGGTCCATAATCTTTCCGAAAGG AGACGTAGAGACAGAATAAATGAGAAGATGAAGGCCCTGCAGGAACTCATACCACGCTGTAACAAG ACGGACAAAGCTTCAATGCTTGATGAGGCAATTGAGTATTTGAAATCACTGCAATTGCAAGTGCAG ATGATGTCCATGGGATGTGGCATGGTCCCGATGATGTATCCTGGAATGCAGCCGTACATGCCGCCTATGGGAATGGGCATGGGTGTGGTGATGGGTATGGAGATTGGCATGAACAGGCCAATGGTGCCATATCCACCTCTATTACCAGGTGCAGCGATGCAGAATGCAGCTGCAGCAGCACAAATGGGTCCTAGATTTCCTATCCCACCATTTCATTTGCCACCAGTTCCAGTACCACATCCATCCAGAATGCAAGCCTCAGGTCAGCCAGATCCAATTCTAAATCCACTTGTTGCACATAATTCGAACCAGCCAAGACTTCCGAATTTTAATGATCCATATCAGCAGATTTTTGGTCTCCAGCAGGCGCAAGTCGCATTACCGCAG AATCAGCCAGTAGAACAGCCCAGTAACAATAAATCCGGCAGCAGCAAAGAAGTTTGA